A genomic segment from Palaemon carinicauda isolate YSFRI2023 unplaced genomic scaffold, ASM3689809v2 scaffold910, whole genome shotgun sequence encodes:
- the LOC137637667 gene encoding uncharacterized protein, with translation MLEQEICVASFSMAMPDGSQCLPQNKAALGKILHCSRVDLDFDHYKRKTIKSKARSQRVRGKKTIRRDVQTRNQSMGCGGLDARQEACREKDPSELTAIGEKLGLSGSDLAYFIKEQQEFERAKRAEQRDAEREQMEAEKAILAEKRALMEADKERLELEITLKSSKSDETSMNASVPAKFSDKWGTKLIPKFSESDVGKIFVAFEKVAHQLAWPKELWAVLVQSAFSGKAQVVYAALGAEDSGDYDIVKKMVLNAYQLIPEAYRQKFRSWRKMFNQTFVEWAGQKAVKLDEWLAAEEASTFAQLRELVLLEDFKNNIPKDVRIHIEEFNIDNVNEAAKAADRFVLSHKHCGKKKTHWEAGVEKVEVIKGRESPSSPSRGARQARDIVCYKCGKKGHVKSHCPEVTKSVKPVILMDCRSVPPVSSSLEGEVSGSMPYGKEFEDFVFRGIVKVGSEAIDGNIVALLRDTGSCQSCILETSLPKDFSRKGQDFVLLGGFPDTVTSWPVEEVYLESPLVTGRLKLAVVNALPVSGVDLLIGNDVMQGSGTACALEGRKGASVVNERVMVNVKPVVPVTRAQSREEVKGGEADVNLENCFQTRTQPKTTKDRQTLISAQKEDRELKSIYEEAEQLKEQDDLSEASYVLKNDVLYRLIRPVTAATDEEWKLLKNHSLKLLLTLWVLYPKPKTGFQYMLTIMDRTTRFPEVIPVRCIKSGIVIKHLMDFFSRYGLPREIQSDQGSNFTSREFQAKMNELGIKHNLASSYHPESQGILERFHSTLKNALTKYCLDHVEEWDKDLPLLLFALRSAPSESLGFSPFQMVYGHNVRGPLDLLREHWEGGSGKMNSLDYILSFKEKLRSIWQWAQNNLSTSQAKMKTHYDRKSQVRNFEAGEQVLVLLPMPGQFRAQFVGPAVVKKKLNDVDYLVEIPGRRKKCQLCHINIMKKYFSRANTVKSVSAVVPKECNGQEVESKEYGWNGENSKILCNPDSLFKHLNAQEATDIKDLFKEHPSIFKDTPGLVRSLQHDVVLKPNAQPIRQAPYRLSPQKAEAVRKEVSYMLENDLISPSSSPWSSPVVLVKKENGQDRLCFDYRKVNDLTVADNFPLPRIEDCIDKIGNAKYISKLDLLIGYWQVPLTENAREISAFITPEGLFECKVMPFGMRNAASTFQRMMWMITNGLKGCVVYLDDIIIFSDNWKDHVDRIRALFRAIADAGLVVNLSKCEFGKAEVIYLGHHVGQGKVLPKEKNIEAVLAFPTPKTRKNVRQFVGLAGYYRRFVPSFSEIVTPLTNLLREKSRFLWDDTCQRAFDKLKGILSTYPILKSPDFQKGFKLMVDASDLGVGAVLLQDDSEGGNGQGNLQ, from the exons atgttggagcaagagatttgtgTAGCGTCATTTTCTATGGCAATGCCTGATGGCAGTCAGTGTCTACCACAGAACAAAGCAGCACTTGGCAAGATTCTCCA TTGTTCTAGggttgaccttgactttgaccacTACAAGAGGAAAACAATCAAGTCAAAAGCTCGAAGTCAGAGAGTACGAGGCAAGAAAACAATCAGACGAGATGTGCAAACAAGAAATCAGTCCATGGG ctgtgggggccttgatgcccgtcaggaggcttgtagggagaaagatcccag CGAGTTAACTGCCATTGGTGAGAAACTTGGATTGTCAGGATCTGACTTAGCATATTTCATAAAAGAGCAACAGGAGTTCGAACGCGCTAAACGAGCAGAGCAGAGAGACGCTGAAAGAGAGCAAATGGAAGCAGAAAAAGCAATATTGGCTGAAAAGAGAGCGCTTATGGAAGCTGATAAAGAAAGGCTTGAGTTAGAGATAACTTTAAAGTCTTCAAAGTCCGATGAAACTTCTATGAATGCTTCTGTGCCAGCTAAGTTCAGTGATAAGTGGGGAACTAAGCTAATTCCTAAGTTTAGCGAGTCAGATGTCGGAAAAATTTTCGTTGCTTTTGAGAAAGTAGCTCATCAGTTAGCTTGGCCCAAGGAACTCTGGGCTGTATTAGTGCAATCTGCATTCTCTGGTAAGGCACAAGTAGTTTATGCTGCGTTAGGTGCAGAAGATTCCGGCgattatgatattgtgaaaaaaatggttttaaatgcataccagctaatcccagaagcttaccggcagaaattcagatcctggcgtaaaatgtttaatcaaacattTGTAGAATGGGCAGGCCAGAAAGCAGTTAAACTTGACGAGTGGTTGGCTGCAGAGGAGGCAAGTACATTTGCCCAGTTACGAGAACTGGTTTTGTTGgaggattttaaaaataacattcccaAAGATGTCCGCATCCATATTGAAgaatttaacattgataatgtGAATGAGGCAGCAAAGGCAGCAGACAGGTTTGTTTTGTCACACAAGCATTGTGGTAAGAAGAAAACTCATTGGGAAGCAGGTGTGGAAAAGGTGGAAGTAATAAAGGGTAGAGAAAGTCCTTCATCGCCTTCGAGGGGTGCGAGGCAGGCCCGGGACATTgtttgttataagtgtggtaagaaAGGTCATGTTAAGTCACATTGTCCTGAAGTAACTAAGTCGGTTAAACCAGTTATATTGATGGATTGTAGGTCAGTGCCGCCTGTGTCTTCTAGTCTTGAAGGAGAGGTGAGTGGGAGCATGCCTTATGGTAAGGAATTTGAAGACTTTGTCTTTAGAGGTATAGTGAAAGTTGGATCTGAGGCAATTGATGGTAATATCGTTGCATTGCTGCGGGATACTGGCTCGTGCCAGTCCTGCATTCTGGAAACCTCTCTCCCTAAAGATTTCTCACGGAAAGGTCAGGATTTTGTGTTGCTTGGGGGTTTCCCAGATACAGTAACATCTTGGCCTGTggaagaagtttatttggaatctcctTTGGTAACTGGTAGGTTGAAACTGGCTGTAGTTAATGCATTGCCTGTGAGTGGTGTGGATTTGTTGATAGGCAATGATGTGATGCAAGGTAGTGGCACAGCCTGTGCATTAGAAGGTCGAAAGGGGGCTAGTGTGGTTAATGAACGTGTTATGGTAAATGTTAAACCTGTTGTTCCTGTAACCCGAGCCCAATCTAGAGAGGAAGTCAAAGGAGGAGAAGCTGATGTAAATTTGGAAAACTGCTTCCAAACCAGAACTCAACCTAAGACAACGAAAG ATAGGCAAACACTAATTAGTGCTCAAAAAGAAGATCGCGAATTGAAAAGTATATATGAAGAAGCAGAGCAGCTAAAGGAACAGGATGATTTAAGTGAAGCAAGTTATGTATTAAAGAATGATGTGTTATATAGATTAATTCGTCCAGTGACCGCAGCTACTGATGAAGAGTGGAAG CTGTTGAAGAACCATTCACTCAAATTGTTATTGACattgtgggtcctttacccaaaaccAAAAACAGGTTTTCAGTACATGTTAACAATAATGGACAGAACCACTAGATTTCCCGAGGTAATACCTGTTAGATGCATTAAGAGTGGTATCGTTATTAAGCATCTCATGGACTTTTTTTCTCGTTATGGTTTGCCTCGGGAGATACAGTCGGATCAAGGTTCTAATTTCACTAGTAGGGAGTTCCAGGCTAAAATGAATGAACTTGGCATTAAACACAACTTGGCATCCTCATATCATCCCGAAAGTCAgggaatacttgaaagatttcactccactctgaagaatgctttgactaagtattgtttagaccatgttgaggaatgggataaagacttGCCTTTATTGCTTTTTGCTTTAAGATCAGCCCCTAGTGAATCTCTGGGCTTTTCTCCTTTTCAGATGGTCTATGGACACAATGTGAGAGGACCTCTTGATTTATTAAGGGAACATTGGGAAGGGGGTAGTGGTAAAATGAATTCActtgattatattttgtctttcaaaGAGAAATTAAGGAGCATTTGGCAATGGGCCCAAAATAATCTCTCTACTTCGCAGGCTAAAATGAAAACTCATTATGATAGAAAGTCTCAAGTAAGGAATTTTGAAGCAGGAGAACAAGTACTAGTGTTACTTCCTATGCCAGGTCAGTTCAGAGCTCAGTTTGTAGGTCCAGCAGTGGTTAAGAAGAAACTGAATGATGTTGATTATTTGGTGGAAATTCCAGGGAGGAGGAAAAAGTGTCAGTTGTGTCATATtaacattatgaagaaatatttttccagaGCTAACACTGTTAAATCTGTTTCAGCTGTTGTACCCAAAGAATGTAATGGACAAGAAGTGGAAAGCAAAGAATATGGATGGAATGGCGAAAACTCTAAAATTTTGTGTAACCCAGATAGTTTGTTTAAACATCTGAATGCTCAGGAAGCTACTGATATTAAGGATTTATTCAAAGAACATCCGTCAATATTTAAGGACACTCCTGGTCTTGTGCGTAGTTTGCAACATGATGTTGTACTAAAGCCAAATGCCCAGCCAATTAGACAAGCCCCTTACAGGTTAAGTCCACAGAAAGCTGAAGCTGTGAGAAAGGAAGTCAGTTATATGTTGGAGAATGACTTGATATCACCAAGTagcagtccttggagttccccggttgtattagtgaaaaaggaaaatggacaaGACAGGTTGTGTTTTGACTACAGGAAAGTAAACGACTTAACAGTGGCTGACAATTTCCCTCTGCCTCGCATAGAGGATTGCATAGATAAGATTGGTAATGCCAAGTATATTAGTAAGTTAGACCTTTTAATAGGTTACTGGCAGGTTCCTCTGACTGAAAATGCACGAGAAATATCAGCATTTATAACACCTGAAGGTTTATTCGAATGTAAAGTCATGCCCTTTGGCATGCGTAACGCAGCCAGtaccttccagagaatgatgtggatgatcacgaatggattgaagggttgtgtagtttatctggacgatataattattttcagtgacAACTGGAAAGACCATGTCGATAGAATCAGGGCCTTATTTCGTGCAATTGCTGACGCTGGTTTGGTAGTAAACctttctaaatgcgaatttggAAAGGCTGAAGTTATCTACCTCGGACATCACGTCGGACAAGGTAAAGTATTACCCAAGGAAAAGAACATTGAAGCTGTACTAGCTTTTCCAACTCCAAAAACTCGGAAAAATGTAAGGCAATTTGTTGGTCTCGCTGGTTACTATCGTAGGTTTGTCCCcagtttttctgaaatagtaactcctttaactaatcttttaagagAGAAATCTAGATTCTTGTGGGACGATACATGTCAACGAGCCTTTGATAAATTAAAAGGCATTTTAAGCACCTATCCTATTTTGAAATCACCTGACTTTCAGAAGGGGTTCAAGTTAATGGTGGATGCCAGCGATCTCGGAGTAGGAGCAGTGCTATTGCAAGACGATAGTGAAG